The genomic stretch GTCCTTGGGCCACTTCTTCATGAACTCGTTGTAGAGCTGGCGCGCCAGCAGCACGTCGCCGGCCTTGGCCTTCTCCTTGGCGAGCGCCAGGAACTCCTTCTTGTCCGTGGGGCGCTTGAGCTCCTCGGCCTTCTTCTTCGCCTCGGCCTCCTTCAGCGCCGCCTCGCCCTGCATGGCGATCAGCTTCTGGTCCTGCGCGGCCAGCGCCGTCTCCAGCTCGGTGATTTTGTGGAGGTACGTCTCCACCTGGCCACGAAGCTGGGCGAGGTCCTCGACCGTCTTCTGGAACTGCACGCCGATGTCCGCGTCCTTGCGGCGTGCCGCGGTGTCCAGACCCTTGAGGGCCTTGGTGACCTCCGCGACCTTCTCGTCGATTTTAGGGAGCGTGGCGGCGAGCTGCTCGCGCGTCTCCTTCAGCTCCGTCTGAATCTGGGCGGAGTCGGTGCCGAGCCGGTCGACCTTCGCCTCGAGGGCGCGGCCGCGGTCAGCGGGATAGAAGCAACCAGGGAGGGCCAGCAGGGATATCAGCGCCAAGCTTCGCATCGGGCGCCATCTTAGGCGCAAACGCCCTGCCCGTCCGGTCTTCTCTCGCCCATGTCGGGCTCCGGGGGAGCCTGCCCGGCTGGCCGGTCACCGCTTCTGGATGGAAAACTCCAGCCGCTCGGCAGCATGCGCGCAGGCCACCCGGAGGCGGTCGGGGTTGAGGAAGAAGGCCACGGGGCGCGAGCGGCCCGACTCCAGGGCCTGGAAGGCCCGGCGGTACTCGGAGGCCGCCTCGGCGGTGCGCCGGCACTGCTCCAGGAGCAGCCCGAGCAGGTAACGGGCGGCCGCGTGGTCCGGGTCCAGCGTCAGGCAGCGACGCAGGTCGCGCTCCGCCACGGCGTCGGAGACACCCGAGGCGGCGCCATCCAACACGCAGGCGAAGAGGAGGTCCGCCTCCGCGAAGGCCTCCGGGCCGGACTCGGGTGTGGTGGCCACGGCTCCCCGGGCGCCCCCTGCATCCAGGTGAGCCGGGACAGAA from Myxococcus xanthus encodes the following:
- a CDS encoding tetratricopeptide repeat protein — its product is MRSLALISLLALPGCFYPADRGRALEAKVDRLGTDSAQIQTELKETREQLAATLPKIDEKVAEVTKALKGLDTAARRKDADIGVQFQKTVEDLAQLRGQVETYLHKITELETALAAQDQKLIAMQGEAALKEAEAKKKAEELKRPTDKKEFLALAKEKAKAGDVLLARQLYNEFMKKWPKDPLVGDAHFGLGETYFSESKCREALFEYGKVLQDFPKAESAPESYLRSSDCFAQLKMKEESRLALEELIKSYPKSAEAKTAKERIAEMDKKAAPAKKAKK